Proteins found in one Crassostrea angulata isolate pt1a10 chromosome 3, ASM2561291v2, whole genome shotgun sequence genomic segment:
- the LOC128177780 gene encoding uncharacterized protein LOC128177780: MATNAQNRATLFECDTCHRLFRDMEEFANHACDDPGSGGYDVQTLQLEDESLDLEGEDGRPIEIAPDSSVLWTRPATLLLISQYRENEELVTSGKLRKKALWNKIAKVLREKGNCNFSAVQVEGRSKTLMRGLKNVKDHNKKSGAERRNHPYEEELEFMAAKPNVQPECVVGTENKSSPETKSSKEESDSGRPDTPTTSTKRKCVSPEKLNQSSKRRRTNDVLDSFEQIMKNESQRFEEQVERRHREKMEMFGNFLEILKSSQTK, from the exons ATGGCGACTAATGCGCAAAACAGAGCCACGCTCTTTGAATGTGATACATGTCACCGCCTTTTCCGAGACATGGAGGAGTTTGCAAACCATGCATGTGATGATCCCG GTAGTGGTGGATATGATGTTCAGACGCTTCAGCTGGAGGATGAAAGCCTAGATCTGGAAGGAGAAGATGGGAGGCCCATTGAGATTGCCCCAGACTCGTCAGTTCTTTGGACTAGACCTGCAACACTTCTATTAATCAGCCAATATAGGGAGAATGAGGAGTTGGTTACAAGTGGGAAGTTAAGAAAGAAAGCCTTATGGAACAAAATTGCCAAAGTACTAAGAGAAAAGGGAAACTGTAACTTTAGTGCAGTGCAGGTGGAAGGGAGGTCGAAGACTTTGATGAGAGGTTTGAAGAATGTTAAAGATCACAACAAAAAAAGTGGGGCAGAAAGAAGAAATCACCCTTATGAGGAAGAATTAGAGTTCATGGCAGCCAAGCCTAATGTTCAACCAGAATGTGTTGTTGGAACAGAGAACAAGTCGAGCCCAGAAACCAAATCAAGCAAAGAAGAAAGTGACTCAGGTAGGCCTGACACTCCTACAACTTCTACTAAGAGAAAATGCGTGTCTCCTGAAAAGTTAAATCAAAGTTCAAAAAGACGCCGCACAAATGATGTTCTAGATAGCTTTGAACAAATCATGAAGAATGAAAGTCAGCGTTTTGAAGAACAAGTGGAAAGGAGACACCGTGAAAAGATGGAAATGTTCGgaaattttttggaaattctaaaatcaagccaaacaaaatag
- the LOC128176810 gene encoding putative nuclease HARBI1, which produces MAASLQLQTLMPIFLDELTRDDKTRIEMYAEETVPFYNLDDFRRFFRVSRATFECLCRNIANFQHLKPGWTGGREFISTDKHLLITLWYLATQDSIHSISDRFNVTESSVIRCRTRITDIFVNNLKHVFIVLPSANERQDVMDKFEQKQNFPNVLGAIDGTHIAIKAPKNHPETYVNRKGFFSIILQGICREDLRFVHCVAGWPGSCHDARVLKNTDIWENGLRVCGNGHFLGDGAYPLRSWLLTPYRDTGRLTPQQRNYNYRHSGTRVTIERAFGCLKGRFRRLRYLETSELKTSVEVIILCCIIHNICILNNEDVQDFFEDNHQGPYVPQGNLVDNQAEGLRKRDNIARNLP; this is translated from the exons ATGGCGGCCAGTTTGCAATTACAGACGTTAATGCCAATATTTCTTGACGAATT GACAAGGGATGATAAAACTAGAATAGAAATGTATGCGGAAGAAACTGTACCTTTCTACAACCTGGATGATTTTCGGCGGTTCTTTCGGGTTTCTAGAGCAACATTTGAATGTTTATGTAGAAATATTGCCaactttcaacatttaaaacctGGATGGACTGGAGGAAGAGAATTTATTTCAACAGATAAACATTTGTTAATTACCCTATGGTATTTAGCAACCCAAGATAGCATTCACAGCATATCAGATAGATTCAATGTCACCGAGTCCTCTGTTATCAGATGTCGCACAAGGATCACAgacatttttgttaataatctaaaacatgtatttatcgTCCTCCCTTCAGCTAATGAACGCCAAGACGTAATGGACAAGTTTgagcaaaaacaaaattttccaaATGTATTAGGTGCTATAGACGGTACCCATATTGCCATAAAAGCCCCTAAAAATCATCCCGAAACTTATGTCAACAGAAAGGGTTTTTTCTCAATAATCTTGCAAGGAATTTGCAGAGAGGACCTTAGATTTGTTCATTGTGTTGCTGGATGGCCTGGAAGCTGCCATGATGCCAGGGTGTTGAAAAATACAGATATATGGGAAAATGGTTTGAGAGTTTGTGGCAATGGGCATTTTCTTGGAGATGGAGCTTATCCATTGAGAAGTTGGCTTCTTACTCCCTACCGAGACACAGGACGTCTGACACCCCAACAAAGGAATTACAATTATCGTCATTCAGGCACAAGAGTAACTATAGAACGCgcatttgggtgtctaaaaggACGTTTCAGAAGATTGCGATATTTGGAAACTTCAGAATTAAAAACATCGGTTGAGGTCATTATTTTATGTTGCATTATTCATAATATATGCATCCTGAACAATGAAGATGTGCAAGATTTTTTTGAAGACAATCATCAAGGACCTTATGTGCCCCAAGGAAATTTAGTCGACAATCAGGCAGAAGGACTAAGGAAACGTGATAATATTGCACGAAATTTACCTTAA
- the LOC128178387 gene encoding ectin-like isoform X1: MGNYVKCSGSSSVNVGEWGRCSVTCGHGSQSRTIIKVNPCGRQSRRNETRSCNTHTCPVNGGWGTWGQFTPCGKSCGGGIQVRFRSCDHPSPSNGGLSCIGDSLQTASCNSQQCPVLVTITNPTVSVTSTSSPSRKHAGTRLTPKTQNYKRLNWLLRLSNFEDY, translated from the exons ATGGGAAATTATGTAAAATGTTCAG GTTCGAGCAGTGTTAATGTAGGAGAATGGGGTCGCTGCAGTGTGACTTGTGGGCATGGATCACAGTCCAGAACAATAATTAAAGTAAATCCATGTGGAAGGCAAAGTCGAAGGAATGAGACAAGATCATGTAACACACACACATGCCCAG TAAATGGCGGCTGGGGCACCTGGGGTCAGTTCACGCCCTGTGGTAAATCCTGTGGAGGTGGGATACAGGTCAGATTCAGGTCATGTGATCACCCATCCCCCTCCAATGGTGGACTATCGTGTATCGGCGATTCCCTGCAGACAGCCTCATGTAATAGTCAACAATGTCCAG taTTGGTAACAATCACAAACCCGACAGTCTCTGTGACGTCAACCAGTTCTCCGTCAAGAAAGCATGCTGGTACCAGATTAACTCCCAAAACACAGAATTACAAACG ACTGAATTGGCTTCTTCGGCTTTCAAACTTCGAAGATTATTGA
- the LOC128178387 gene encoding ectin-like isoform X2: protein MGNYVKCSGSSSVNVGEWGRCSVTCGHGSQSRTIIKVNPCGRQSRRNETRSCNTHTCPVNGGWGTWGQFTPCGKSCGGGIQVRFRSCDHPSPSNGGLSCIGDSLQTASCNSQQCPVSVTSTSSPSRKHAGTRLTPKTQNYKRLNWLLRLSNFEDY, encoded by the exons ATGGGAAATTATGTAAAATGTTCAG GTTCGAGCAGTGTTAATGTAGGAGAATGGGGTCGCTGCAGTGTGACTTGTGGGCATGGATCACAGTCCAGAACAATAATTAAAGTAAATCCATGTGGAAGGCAAAGTCGAAGGAATGAGACAAGATCATGTAACACACACACATGCCCAG TAAATGGCGGCTGGGGCACCTGGGGTCAGTTCACGCCCTGTGGTAAATCCTGTGGAGGTGGGATACAGGTCAGATTCAGGTCATGTGATCACCCATCCCCCTCCAATGGTGGACTATCGTGTATCGGCGATTCCCTGCAGACAGCCTCATGTAATAGTCAACAATGTCCAG TCTCTGTGACGTCAACCAGTTCTCCGTCAAGAAAGCATGCTGGTACCAGATTAACTCCCAAAACACAGAATTACAAACG ACTGAATTGGCTTCTTCGGCTTTCAAACTTCGAAGATTATTGA
- the LOC128178385 gene encoding uncharacterized protein LOC128178385, with translation MIRSKESRFSFLLVVSLMNIFIAVNSRSLAPTHRTKRELYPDFKEKHIIFVKEGRKITFNLLKGRLPAFADTESRTRHSYIVVFIKKKESETSKKKLFFKELDTLVSGKIRDGKCKENLKHGKQDKLKVKPNTCENTKSILDKKNKTIHFTELSNYFLCPVAMEDLMSKDTYLLAEFNVQDKNQPCRFSNSGNNHLGAGKRKDVTKASLKRNPTGGFVVNHLDSSKLDGEIKDCIFDKK, from the exons ATG ATAAGGTCCAAAGAATCAAGATTCAGTTTTCTTCTAGTCGTATCActcatgaatatttttattgcagTCAATTCAA gAAGTTTAGCACCAACTCATCGAACAAAACGAGAGCTGTATCctgatttcaaagaaaaacacATCATATTCGTGAAAGAGGGAAGAAAAATTACTTTCAATCTTCTCAAAGGAAGGTTACCTGCATTTGCTGATACGGAATCGAGAACAAGGCATAGTTACATAGTCGTGTTCATCAAAAAGAAGGAAAGCGAGACCTCAAAGAAGAAACTATTTTTTAAGGAGTTGGACACATTAGTATCAGGCAAAATTCGCGACGGAAAATGCAAAGAAAATCTGAAACATGGAAAACAAgataaattaaaagtaaaaccaaATACATGCGAAAATACTAAATCCATACTAGacaaaaagaacaaaacaataCATTTCACCGAATTGTCCAACTATTTCCTTTGTCCTGTCGCAATGGAGGACTTGATGAGTAAAGATACTTATCTACTAGCCGAGTTCAACGTTCAAGACAAAAATCAGCCATGCAGATTTTCAAATAGCGGCAATAATCACTTAGGAGCTGGAAAACGAAAAGATGTAACCAAGGCCAGTCTTAAGAGAAACCCTACAGGCGGCTTTGTTGTTAACCACTTAGACAGTTCAAAATTAGACGGAGAAATCAAAGATTGCATCTTTGACAAGAAATAA
- the LOC128178386 gene encoding coadhesin-like, with amino-acid sequence MDLTTFGSFIIFTTLINLFIDSPVHGLWFNCGPGEHLVGTGSYPVAKCEKCSGSSSYSVGEWSPCSASCGNGSQSRSVHSVYACGGSSHRTESRPCNTHTCPVNGGWSTWGQFTPCDKSCGAGIHVRFRSCDQPSPSSGGLPCHGNSLETASCNSQLCPILVTITNPTVSVTPTSSPSRKHIGTRLNSKRHA; translated from the exons ATGGATTTGACGACTTTTggatcttttataatttttaccacattaataaatttatttattg ATTCACCAGTTCATGGCCTTTGGTTTAATTGCGGTCCAGGTGAACATCTTGTAGGAACCGGAAGCTAtcctgtagcaaaatgtgaaaaatgttctg GCTCCAGTAGTTATAGTGTTGGGGAATGGAGCCCCTGTAGCGCGTCTTGTGGGAACGGCTCACAATCCAGATCAGTACATTCCGTATATGCATGCGGCGGCTCAAGTCATCGTACTGAATCGAGACCATGTAACACACACACGTGTCCAG TAAATGGCGGTTGGAGTACCTGGGGTCAGTTCACGCCCTGTGACAAATCCTGTGGGGCTGGGATTCATGTCAGATTCAGGTCATGTGACCAACCTTCCCCATCAAGTGGTGGACTGCCGTGTCATGGAAATTCCTTAGAGACTGCCTCGTGTAACAGTCAACTATGTCCAA TATTGGTAACAATCACTAACCCAACAGTATCTGTGACGCCAACCAGTTCTCCGTCAAGAAAGCACATTGGTACCAGATTAAATTCCAAAAGACATGCATAA